A genomic segment from Odontesthes bonariensis isolate fOdoBon6 chromosome 8, fOdoBon6.hap1, whole genome shotgun sequence encodes:
- the LOC142385193 gene encoding actin nucleation-promoting factor WASL-like isoform X2, with protein sequence MSGHPPQRRQTNVGSILLTSNENECLFSHLGRKCISLSSAVVQVFTADRNTGWNKRCCGVACLVKDNPLRSYFIRVFDIKDGRMMFEQELYNNFSINFPKPYFMTFAGDTCQMGLNFANEEEAKRFRSSMSELIGRRQRKNEKRRDPPNGPTLPMATVDIRNPEISGQRFHSSQMNNIVHSSFPRRDKKGKTKNKKKLTKADIGTPSNFQHIGHVGWDPNTGFDLNNLDPDLKNLFDMCGISEAQLKDKETSKVIYDFIEKKGGVEAVKNELRRQAPPPPPSRGGPPPPPPHHGSAPPPPPPPSRGGRSAPPPPPPPSRAPVSAPPPPPPTRPGMSAPPPPPPSRGPLPPPPPPAHAGIPAAPPPPPPPPSFSTPSNIAGPAPPPPPPPPPGPPPPALPLSTEADGGDSSLPASGTGTKSALLNQIREGTQLKKVDQKERPVSSTGRDALLDQIRQGIQLKAREEGSESTPAPQTPSAGIVGALMEVMQKRSKAIHSSDEDDDDEDDEDFEDEDEWDD encoded by the exons ATGAGTGGACATCCGCCGCAACGGCGGCAAACAAATGTCGGTTCGATACTTCTTACATCGAATGAAAATGAATGCCTTTTTAGCCACCTTGGCAGGAAATGCATC TCGTTGTCTTCAGCGGTGGTCCAGGTGTTTACAGCAGATCGAAACACCGGCTGGAACAAGAGATGCTGCGGCGTGGCCTGCCTGGTCAAAGACAACCCTCTGCGCTCCTACTTTATCAGGGTCTTTGACATCAAG GACGGCAGGATGATGTTCGAACAGGAGCTCTACAACAACTTCAGCATAAATTTCCCCAAACCTTACTTCATGACATTTGCTGGAGAT aCGTGCCAAATGGGTCTGAACTTCGCCAACGAGGAGGAGGCCAAGCGTTTCCGCAGCAGCATGTCGGAGTTGATCGGGAGAAGACAGAGGAAAAATG agaaaagaCGCGACCCTCCAAATG GACCTACGTTGCCCATGGCTACCGTCGACATCAGAAACCCAGAGATCAGTGGTCAGCGTTTTCACAgctctcagatgaacaacattgTGCACTCCTCCTTTCCCAGGAGGGACAAAAAGGGCAAAACCAAGAACAAGAAGAAGTTGACCAAGGCAGACATCGGCACACCCAGCAACTTCCA GCACATTGGGCATGTCGGATGGGATCCAAACACAGGCTTCGAT CTGAATAACTTGGACCCTGATCTGAAGAACCTGTTTGATATGTGTGGCATCTCTGAGGCTCAGCTGAAGGATAAGGAGACCTCTAAGGTGATCTACGACTTCATCGAGAAGAAAGGAGGCGTGGAGGCGGTCAAAAATGAGCTGCGGAGACAAG CTCCTCCACCGCCTCCATCCAGAGGCGGCCCTCCTCCCCCACCCCCACACCACGGCTCAGCCCCTCCACCCCCTCCGCCTCCTTCCCGGGGTGGGCGCAGTGCCCCACCGCCGCCTCCTCCCCCCTCCAGAGCTCCCGTCTCTGCGCCCCCACCTCCCCCACCAACCCGACCGGGCATGTCTGCCCCACCACCTCCCCCACCTAGCAGAGGCCCTCTCCCACCTCCCCCTCCGCCAGCACATGCAGGCATTCCTGcagccccgccccctcctcctcctcccccttcaTTCTCCACTCCATCCAATATTGCCGGGCctgctcctccccctcctcctcccccgcCTCCCGGCCCTCCACCCCCAGCTCTTCCGCTCTCGACGGAGGCTGACGGAGGGGACAGTAGTCTTCCCGCATCCGGGACCGGGACCAAGTCGGCACTGCTGAATCAGATCAGGGAAGGAACCCAGCTGAAGAAGGTGGATCAGAAGGAGAGGCCGGTGTCCAGCACCGGCAGAGACGCACTTCTGGACCAAATCCGACAAGGAATCCAACTTAAAGCT AGAGAAGAAGGTTCTGAATCAACACCAGCCCCCCAGACCCCCTCAGCAGGCATCGTTGGGGCCCTGATGGAGGTGATGCAGAAGAGGAGCAAGGCGATTCACTCCTCAG ATGAGGACGacgatgatgaagatgatgaggaCTTTGAGGACGAGGATGAATGGGATGATTAg
- the LOC142385193 gene encoding actin nucleation-promoting factor WASL-like isoform X1: MSGHPPQRRQTNVGSILLTSNENECLFSHLGRKCISLSSAVVQVFTADRNTGWNKRCCGVACLVKDNPLRSYFIRVFDIKDGRMMFEQELYNNFSINFPKPYFMTFAGDTCQMGLNFANEEEAKRFRSSMSELIGRRQRKNEKRRDPPNGPTLPMATVDIRNPEISGQRFHSSQMNNIVHSSFPRRDKKGKTKNKKKLTKADIGTPSNFQHIGHVGWDPNTGFDLNNLDPDLKNLFDMCGISEAQLKDKETSKVIYDFIEKKGGVEAVKNELRRQGPPRWSAPPPPPSRGGPPPPPPHHGSAPPPPPPPSRGGRSAPPPPPPPSRAPVSAPPPPPPTRPGMSAPPPPPPSRGPLPPPPPPAHAGIPAAPPPPPPPPSFSTPSNIAGPAPPPPPPPPPGPPPPALPLSTEADGGDSSLPASGTGTKSALLNQIREGTQLKKVDQKERPVSSTGRDALLDQIRQGIQLKAREEGSESTPAPQTPSAGIVGALMEVMQKRSKAIHSSDEDDDDEDDEDFEDEDEWDD; this comes from the exons ATGAGTGGACATCCGCCGCAACGGCGGCAAACAAATGTCGGTTCGATACTTCTTACATCGAATGAAAATGAATGCCTTTTTAGCCACCTTGGCAGGAAATGCATC TCGTTGTCTTCAGCGGTGGTCCAGGTGTTTACAGCAGATCGAAACACCGGCTGGAACAAGAGATGCTGCGGCGTGGCCTGCCTGGTCAAAGACAACCCTCTGCGCTCCTACTTTATCAGGGTCTTTGACATCAAG GACGGCAGGATGATGTTCGAACAGGAGCTCTACAACAACTTCAGCATAAATTTCCCCAAACCTTACTTCATGACATTTGCTGGAGAT aCGTGCCAAATGGGTCTGAACTTCGCCAACGAGGAGGAGGCCAAGCGTTTCCGCAGCAGCATGTCGGAGTTGATCGGGAGAAGACAGAGGAAAAATG agaaaagaCGCGACCCTCCAAATG GACCTACGTTGCCCATGGCTACCGTCGACATCAGAAACCCAGAGATCAGTGGTCAGCGTTTTCACAgctctcagatgaacaacattgTGCACTCCTCCTTTCCCAGGAGGGACAAAAAGGGCAAAACCAAGAACAAGAAGAAGTTGACCAAGGCAGACATCGGCACACCCAGCAACTTCCA GCACATTGGGCATGTCGGATGGGATCCAAACACAGGCTTCGAT CTGAATAACTTGGACCCTGATCTGAAGAACCTGTTTGATATGTGTGGCATCTCTGAGGCTCAGCTGAAGGATAAGGAGACCTCTAAGGTGATCTACGACTTCATCGAGAAGAAAGGAGGCGTGGAGGCGGTCAAAAATGAGCTGCGGAGACAAG GTCCGCCCAGGTGGAGCG CTCCTCCACCGCCTCCATCCAGAGGCGGCCCTCCTCCCCCACCCCCACACCACGGCTCAGCCCCTCCACCCCCTCCGCCTCCTTCCCGGGGTGGGCGCAGTGCCCCACCGCCGCCTCCTCCCCCCTCCAGAGCTCCCGTCTCTGCGCCCCCACCTCCCCCACCAACCCGACCGGGCATGTCTGCCCCACCACCTCCCCCACCTAGCAGAGGCCCTCTCCCACCTCCCCCTCCGCCAGCACATGCAGGCATTCCTGcagccccgccccctcctcctcctcccccttcaTTCTCCACTCCATCCAATATTGCCGGGCctgctcctccccctcctcctcccccgcCTCCCGGCCCTCCACCCCCAGCTCTTCCGCTCTCGACGGAGGCTGACGGAGGGGACAGTAGTCTTCCCGCATCCGGGACCGGGACCAAGTCGGCACTGCTGAATCAGATCAGGGAAGGAACCCAGCTGAAGAAGGTGGATCAGAAGGAGAGGCCGGTGTCCAGCACCGGCAGAGACGCACTTCTGGACCAAATCCGACAAGGAATCCAACTTAAAGCT AGAGAAGAAGGTTCTGAATCAACACCAGCCCCCCAGACCCCCTCAGCAGGCATCGTTGGGGCCCTGATGGAGGTGATGCAGAAGAGGAGCAAGGCGATTCACTCCTCAG ATGAGGACGacgatgatgaagatgatgaggaCTTTGAGGACGAGGATGAATGGGATGATTAg
- the LOC142385193 gene encoding actin nucleation-promoting factor WASL-like isoform X3, whose protein sequence is MSGHPPQRRQTNVGSILLTSNENECLFSHLGRKCISLSSAVVQVFTADRNTGWNKRCCGVACLVKDNPLRSYFIRVFDIKDGRMMFEQELYNNFSINFPKPYFMTFAGDTCQMGLNFANEEEAKRFRSSMSELIGRRQRKNGPTLPMATVDIRNPEISGQRFHSSQMNNIVHSSFPRRDKKGKTKNKKKLTKADIGTPSNFQHIGHVGWDPNTGFDLNNLDPDLKNLFDMCGISEAQLKDKETSKVIYDFIEKKGGVEAVKNELRRQGPPRWSAPPPPPSRGGPPPPPPHHGSAPPPPPPPSRGGRSAPPPPPPPSRAPVSAPPPPPPTRPGMSAPPPPPPSRGPLPPPPPPAHAGIPAAPPPPPPPPSFSTPSNIAGPAPPPPPPPPPGPPPPALPLSTEADGGDSSLPASGTGTKSALLNQIREGTQLKKVDQKERPVSSTGRDALLDQIRQGIQLKAREEGSESTPAPQTPSAGIVGALMEVMQKRSKAIHSSDEDDDDEDDEDFEDEDEWDD, encoded by the exons ATGAGTGGACATCCGCCGCAACGGCGGCAAACAAATGTCGGTTCGATACTTCTTACATCGAATGAAAATGAATGCCTTTTTAGCCACCTTGGCAGGAAATGCATC TCGTTGTCTTCAGCGGTGGTCCAGGTGTTTACAGCAGATCGAAACACCGGCTGGAACAAGAGATGCTGCGGCGTGGCCTGCCTGGTCAAAGACAACCCTCTGCGCTCCTACTTTATCAGGGTCTTTGACATCAAG GACGGCAGGATGATGTTCGAACAGGAGCTCTACAACAACTTCAGCATAAATTTCCCCAAACCTTACTTCATGACATTTGCTGGAGAT aCGTGCCAAATGGGTCTGAACTTCGCCAACGAGGAGGAGGCCAAGCGTTTCCGCAGCAGCATGTCGGAGTTGATCGGGAGAAGACAGAGGAAAAATG GACCTACGTTGCCCATGGCTACCGTCGACATCAGAAACCCAGAGATCAGTGGTCAGCGTTTTCACAgctctcagatgaacaacattgTGCACTCCTCCTTTCCCAGGAGGGACAAAAAGGGCAAAACCAAGAACAAGAAGAAGTTGACCAAGGCAGACATCGGCACACCCAGCAACTTCCA GCACATTGGGCATGTCGGATGGGATCCAAACACAGGCTTCGAT CTGAATAACTTGGACCCTGATCTGAAGAACCTGTTTGATATGTGTGGCATCTCTGAGGCTCAGCTGAAGGATAAGGAGACCTCTAAGGTGATCTACGACTTCATCGAGAAGAAAGGAGGCGTGGAGGCGGTCAAAAATGAGCTGCGGAGACAAG GTCCGCCCAGGTGGAGCG CTCCTCCACCGCCTCCATCCAGAGGCGGCCCTCCTCCCCCACCCCCACACCACGGCTCAGCCCCTCCACCCCCTCCGCCTCCTTCCCGGGGTGGGCGCAGTGCCCCACCGCCGCCTCCTCCCCCCTCCAGAGCTCCCGTCTCTGCGCCCCCACCTCCCCCACCAACCCGACCGGGCATGTCTGCCCCACCACCTCCCCCACCTAGCAGAGGCCCTCTCCCACCTCCCCCTCCGCCAGCACATGCAGGCATTCCTGcagccccgccccctcctcctcctcccccttcaTTCTCCACTCCATCCAATATTGCCGGGCctgctcctccccctcctcctcccccgcCTCCCGGCCCTCCACCCCCAGCTCTTCCGCTCTCGACGGAGGCTGACGGAGGGGACAGTAGTCTTCCCGCATCCGGGACCGGGACCAAGTCGGCACTGCTGAATCAGATCAGGGAAGGAACCCAGCTGAAGAAGGTGGATCAGAAGGAGAGGCCGGTGTCCAGCACCGGCAGAGACGCACTTCTGGACCAAATCCGACAAGGAATCCAACTTAAAGCT AGAGAAGAAGGTTCTGAATCAACACCAGCCCCCCAGACCCCCTCAGCAGGCATCGTTGGGGCCCTGATGGAGGTGATGCAGAAGAGGAGCAAGGCGATTCACTCCTCAG ATGAGGACGacgatgatgaagatgatgaggaCTTTGAGGACGAGGATGAATGGGATGATTAg